In Desulfatiglans sp., a single genomic region encodes these proteins:
- a CDS encoding ABC transporter permease subunit: MRYTLIKKEIRQLLPIAILLILFFTEKLISEPFFGRLDEKSWSGICEYLEPDIPVPISLFLMILCLMTAYALFPREHDDMTIEYLYSLPVSRSAVFISKYIAALSILCGSLMLGCITEWILQLFNSQPYTGDQFNLRTGVTAYFLMAIFNFIMLSHGLLLSFFRRFGLLLLGMIWVFISSFKEKLPFLEYLNIFNVTKMEYYGQTLLVPWKLLYINTGIAVISLLIAGFLWATPAEQFTMWYRQFFKKRIGTIIGIATSIAVFIFFVTIVDRPMKDEMEKNLMKEQYISFKTATFSTEHYNLTYPQNLRETAHELIGRADEVYVRTRDFLFAQDSGPIAADLTEESNEHAGIAALYKIRMDIRKTKKLEDRLRVFAHETTHVFAILESNRKINDYWNSTLFFNEGLAEHVSYTLFPDEEKLEAKNLLSVTTWKRNKITFDDLADMESFKKRYSEELFYTLGHLWVKAISDTYGDKTISDTLRALGREGAPTNLGSHLLWQDTLQAIDCDLEKVNTTWIKLLNDLSIKYEKRIEALPRLSGGVVGKEKGETILTATLDRELPPGNLLFIVRYRKDSSVKHEDTHMVFGQIQWNKEPLEVRFSIPSYRLIGRRFEYQFGYFINHKDFPYFEAWQSGENK, translated from the coding sequence ATGAGATATACATTAATTAAAAAAGAGATAAGACAACTCCTTCCCATAGCAATCCTGCTTATTTTATTCTTTACTGAAAAGTTGATAAGTGAACCTTTTTTCGGAAGGCTGGATGAAAAGTCATGGAGTGGTATATGCGAATACCTTGAGCCCGATATCCCGGTCCCGATAAGTCTTTTTCTGATGATCCTCTGTCTCATGACTGCATATGCGCTCTTTCCCCGTGAACATGATGACATGACAATTGAGTACCTTTATTCACTCCCTGTCAGCCGCAGTGCTGTATTTATATCAAAATATATCGCAGCCCTGTCAATTCTTTGCGGGTCTCTGATGCTGGGCTGTATAACTGAGTGGATACTTCAGTTATTTAATAGTCAGCCATATACCGGGGACCAGTTTAATTTAAGGACGGGGGTAACCGCCTATTTCCTGATGGCAATCTTTAATTTTATCATGCTCTCCCACGGTCTATTACTCTCCTTTTTCAGGAGATTTGGACTACTGCTGCTTGGAATGATCTGGGTATTTATATCTTCATTCAAAGAGAAACTCCCATTTTTAGAATACCTGAACATCTTTAATGTTACAAAAATGGAGTATTATGGTCAGACCCTTCTGGTTCCATGGAAACTGCTTTATATAAATACTGGCATTGCAGTTATTTCTCTACTTATTGCAGGGTTTTTATGGGCAACCCCTGCTGAACAATTCACAATGTGGTATCGGCAGTTTTTCAAAAAGCGTATCGGGACAATTATTGGTATCGCAACTTCCATTGCAGTTTTCATCTTTTTTGTAACCATTGTTGACCGTCCGATGAAAGATGAAATGGAAAAGAACCTGATGAAAGAACAATATATCTCATTTAAGACAGCAACCTTTTCAACGGAGCACTACAACTTAACCTATCCACAGAACCTCAGAGAAACAGCCCATGAACTCATAGGCAGGGCAGATGAGGTATATGTAAGAACAAGGGATTTCCTCTTTGCTCAGGATAGCGGCCCCATTGCTGCTGACCTTACTGAAGAGAGTAATGAACATGCAGGCATCGCCGCGCTGTACAAGATCAGGATGGATATCCGCAAGACAAAAAAGTTAGAAGATAGGCTTCGTGTTTTTGCACATGAAACAACACATGTTTTTGCTATTCTTGAATCAAACAGGAAAATAAATGACTACTGGAACAGTACTCTTTTTTTTAATGAAGGGCTGGCTGAACATGTATCTTACACATTGTTTCCTGATGAAGAAAAGCTTGAGGCAAAGAATCTCCTATCTGTAACCACATGGAAACGAAATAAAATAACATTTGATGACCTGGCTGATATGGAATCCTTTAAAAAGAGATATAGTGAAGAGCTGTTTTATACACTGGGGCATCTATGGGTAAAGGCAATATCAGACACCTATGGAGACAAGACTATCTCTGATACCTTGCGTGCCCTGGGCAGAGAAGGGGCGCCAACTAATCTTGGCAGCCACCTCCTCTGGCAGGATACCCTCCAGGCAATAGATTGTGATCTGGAAAAGGTCAACACCACCTGGATTAAACTTCTAAACGATTTAAGCATCAAGTATGAAAAAAGGATTGAGGCACTGCCCAGGCTAAGCGGTGGTGTGGTCGGCAAAGAGAAGGGTGAAACCATTTTGACTGCAACGCTTGACAGGGAACTCCCGCCAGGAAATCTGCTTTTTATTGTCCGTTACCGGAAGGACTCATCTGTTAAACATGAGGATACTCATATGGTTTTCGGGCAGATACAATGGAATAAAGAGCCCCTTGAAGTCAGGTTTAGCATCCCGTCATATCGCCTGATAGGGCGAAGGTTTGAGTACCAGTTTGGATATTTTATTAACCATAAGGACTTTCCCTATTTTGAAGCATGGCAGTCTGGAGAAAATAAATGA
- a CDS encoding ABC transporter permease subunit: protein MNRLLKLAKKDFSQNILVFIFLPLFLIFIFGIMLLGTAVSPRTMGFLSAEGSFLLFFIPLSAIVLGNRLVVKEYYSRTQLFIESLPISRVEMVLVKYFIGLTFLLFFAVFTLLISSGLSYRSDPVSLNFFSYYYQEAPCSVILCGASFLQWVLQGNSAYLFTC from the coding sequence ATGAACCGCCTGCTCAAACTTGCAAAGAAGGATTTTAGCCAGAACATACTGGTTTTTATTTTTCTGCCACTGTTTTTAATATTTATCTTTGGAATCATGCTGCTTGGAACCGCCGTATCGCCAAGGACAATGGGCTTTTTATCGGCTGAAGGCTCTTTCCTCCTTTTCTTTATACCCCTGAGCGCTATTGTGCTTGGCAACCGCCTTGTAGTAAAAGAATATTACAGCAGGACCCAGCTTTTTATTGAATCCCTACCTATTTCCAGAGTCGAGATGGTACTGGTCAAATATTTTATTGGTCTCACTTTCCTGTTATTCTTTGCTGTTTTTACCCTGCTAATATCATCAGGGCTTTCATACCGCTCTGACCCTGTCAGCCTGAATTTTTTTTCATACTATTATCAAGAAGCGCCATGTTCTGTTATTTTGTGTGGAGCTTCCTTTTTGCAATGGGTTTTGCAGGGAAATTCCGCATACCTGTTTACCTGCTGA